Part of the Paludisphaera borealis genome, CACGTTCGACTACAAGCCGAAGCTCCAGCGCGACCATGACAAGACGGTCGGCAAGAACAAGGTGCTGGCCTCGCCCTACCGGTTCCGCCCGCGCGGCGAGTCCGGGAAGATGGTGAGCGAATTGTTCGAGCACGTCGGCGGGGTCGTCGACGAGTTTTGCTTCCTGCACACCGTTCACGGCGACTCGGCCGGGCACTCGGCGGCGACCCTGGGCATGCACACCGGCTCGGTGACGATCCCGCTGCCGAGCCTCGGCTCGTGGATCAGCTACGGCCTGGGAACGCTCAACACCAACCTGCCGTCGTTCGTCGTGCTCGCGGCCAAGGAGCCGTACAACGGCTTTCAGGTCTGGGACGCGAACTTCCTGCCCGGCTATCACAAGGGCGTGCGGGTCGTCCCCGGCCCCGACCCGTTGCCCGACGTGAGGAGCCCCGTGCCTTCGGTCTCGCGGCGCGATCTGGAAGCGCGGATGCTTCGCGATCTGAACCAGGCCCACCTGTCGGCCCACGACGCCGACCAGCTCCTCGCGTCGCGGATGACGACCTTCGACACCGCCTACGGCCTGATGCGCGAGGCCCCCGAGGCGTTCGACCTCGGCCGCGAATCGCGCCCGACGCTCGATCTCTACGGCGCGTCGGCCGACGCCCCCAGCTCGTTCGCCGCTCAGTGCCTGACCGCCCGCCGGCTGATCGAACGGGGCGTGCGGGTGGTCGAGCTGTTCGACGTCGGCTCGAATACGAACTGGGACAGCCACAATAACATCGACGACCATGTCTCTCTGGCGCGCAACGTCGACCAGCCGATCGCCGCGCTGGTCGCCGACCTGAAGCAACGGGGACTGTTCGACGAGACGCTCATCGTCGGCTGCTCGGAGTTCGGCCGCACCCCCTGGCAGGACCTGACCCCGCGCGGCCGGGGACATCACAGCCGCTGCTTCACCTGCTTCCTGGCCGGCGGAGGCGTGAAAGGCGGCTTCAGCTTCGGCGTCTCCGACGAGTACGGCGACGCCCCGGCCGAGGACCCCGTCCACGTCCACGACTTCCACGCCACGATCCTCCACCTGATGGGCCTTGACCACACGCGCCTGACTTACCGCTATTCGGGCCGCGACTTCCGCCTGACCGAC contains:
- a CDS encoding DUF1501 domain-containing protein, encoding MTDGSLNRRTLLRRGSALAAAGGLGLHRRLSIAAAASAGHPLAPLPGHFPAKAKHMIVFFMTGGLSHLDTFDYKPKLQRDHDKTVGKNKVLASPYRFRPRGESGKMVSELFEHVGGVVDEFCFLHTVHGDSAGHSAATLGMHTGSVTIPLPSLGSWISYGLGTLNTNLPSFVVLAAKEPYNGFQVWDANFLPGYHKGVRVVPGPDPLPDVRSPVPSVSRRDLEARMLRDLNQAHLSAHDADQLLASRMTTFDTAYGLMREAPEAFDLGRESRPTLDLYGASADAPSSFAAQCLTARRLIERGVRVVELFDVGSNTNWDSHNNIDDHVSLARNVDQPIAALVADLKQRGLFDETLIVGCSEFGRTPWQDLTPRGRGHHSRCFTCFLAGGGVKGGFSFGVSDEYGDAPAEDPVHVHDFHATILHLMGLDHTRLTYRYSGRDFRLTDVHGNVMKQVIA